A section of the Gloeobacter violaceus PCC 7421 genome encodes:
- a CDS encoding tetratricopeptide repeat-containing sulfotransferase family protein, whose translation MAAKSKRPKPGPTRSTVEDARTACGRGEQLRKQNQLTEAIGCFRRAVRLEPGLVEAHFGLGVVLASQGQLQAAAASFEQALRLQPDFAEASFQLAVAYARLGAPGRAAAAFQQTLAIRHDHTGAHLELGHLLMAQGDWQRAAGCYRQALAIDPDLATAHFRLGYILQQQGRLPEAREHYLRVAALDAGSAAARANLGLICKIEDQVEEAVGWYREALAVTPDEPVILCNLAMAFEQQGVHGEAEALYRRALTLNPGDPEAVAGLASLHEKRREYEAAGNLLVPLADGRTANLRVAIVWGIVCERLGQSERALDVLAGVLARTGPPQDRALLLFRLANLYDALGRYDEAFEHLRQAHALEPLTFDPTAWAGTIDAIVQTFSAERPARLPRSGLATEKPIFIVGMPRSGTSLVEQILSRHSGIHAAGELVDLFMLATAVENYPAGVLELAPEALHTLARRYLDRLEQLSPSTLRVTDKLPQNYLHLGLIARLFPGARIIHCLRDPLDTCLSCHFQNFGLRHPYSGDLAHLGFYYRQYERLMAHWRSVLPLPMLEVSYEALVADPQAVSRALVTFCGLEWQESCLRFWESERFVNTASYDQVRRPVYDSSVGRARHYAAHLRPLRAALEDGENR comes from the coding sequence ATGGCAGCCAAATCGAAACGTCCCAAACCCGGCCCTACCCGGTCCACTGTCGAGGATGCCCGCACCGCCTGCGGGCGCGGGGAGCAACTGCGCAAGCAAAATCAACTGACCGAGGCGATCGGCTGTTTTCGCCGGGCGGTGCGCCTCGAACCCGGACTGGTCGAAGCGCACTTTGGCCTGGGGGTTGTCCTCGCCTCCCAGGGCCAGTTGCAGGCAGCCGCTGCGAGCTTTGAGCAGGCCCTACGGCTGCAGCCCGATTTTGCCGAGGCCAGCTTCCAGTTGGCCGTCGCCTACGCCCGGCTGGGGGCGCCGGGCCGGGCGGCTGCGGCCTTTCAGCAGACCCTGGCCATCCGCCACGACCACACCGGGGCGCACCTGGAACTAGGCCATTTGCTCATGGCCCAGGGCGACTGGCAGCGGGCGGCAGGCTGCTACCGCCAGGCCCTCGCCATTGACCCCGATCTGGCGACGGCGCATTTTCGATTGGGGTACATACTGCAGCAACAAGGCAGACTGCCGGAAGCGCGCGAACATTACTTACGGGTAGCGGCACTGGACGCGGGCTCGGCAGCGGCCCGGGCCAACCTGGGGCTCATCTGCAAAATCGAGGATCAGGTAGAGGAGGCCGTCGGTTGGTACCGCGAGGCTCTGGCGGTCACCCCCGACGAGCCGGTGATCCTCTGCAACCTGGCCATGGCTTTTGAGCAGCAAGGGGTGCACGGCGAGGCCGAAGCACTCTACCGGCGGGCACTGACCCTCAATCCGGGCGATCCGGAGGCGGTGGCGGGGCTCGCCTCCCTCCACGAAAAGCGCCGCGAATACGAAGCGGCAGGCAACCTGCTGGTTCCTCTAGCCGACGGCCGCACCGCGAACCTGCGCGTCGCCATCGTCTGGGGAATCGTCTGCGAGCGGTTGGGGCAATCCGAGCGGGCGCTCGACGTACTCGCGGGCGTGCTGGCGCGGACCGGCCCCCCGCAAGATCGGGCGCTGCTGTTGTTTCGGCTGGCGAATCTGTACGATGCGCTCGGCCGCTATGACGAGGCTTTTGAGCACCTGCGGCAGGCCCACGCGCTGGAACCGCTCACGTTCGATCCGACCGCCTGGGCCGGGACGATCGACGCGATCGTTCAGACTTTCAGCGCCGAGCGGCCGGCCCGACTACCCCGCTCGGGCCTGGCCACCGAAAAGCCGATATTCATCGTCGGCATGCCGCGCTCCGGCACCAGTCTGGTGGAGCAAATTCTCTCCCGCCACAGCGGTATCCACGCCGCCGGGGAGTTGGTCGACCTGTTTATGCTCGCCACAGCAGTTGAAAATTACCCGGCCGGTGTCCTCGAACTCGCGCCGGAAGCTTTGCATACTCTGGCCCGGCGCTATCTGGACCGTCTGGAGCAACTCTCGCCCTCCACCCTGCGCGTCACCGACAAGTTGCCGCAGAACTACCTGCACCTGGGGCTCATCGCGCGATTGTTTCCGGGGGCGCGGATCATCCACTGCCTTCGCGATCCGCTCGACACTTGTCTATCGTGCCATTTCCAAAATTTTGGCCTCAGGCATCCCTACAGCGGCGATCTGGCGCACCTGGGTTTTTATTATCGGCAGTACGAGCGGCTGATGGCCCACTGGCGCTCGGTATTGCCCCTGCCCATGCTGGAGGTGAGCTATGAAGCGCTCGTGGCCGATCCGCAAGCCGTCAGCCGCGCACTGGTGACCTTCTGCGGCCTGGAGTGGCAAGAAAGCTGCCTGCGCTTCTGGGAATCCGAGCGCTTCGTCAACACCGCCAGTTACGACCAGGTGCGCCGTCCTGTCTACGACAGTTCGGTAGGGCGCGCCCGCCACTATGCCGCGCACCTCAGGCCTTTACGCGCCGCCCTGGAAGATGGGGAAAATCGATGA
- a CDS encoding pseudouridine synthase — MRYLLFNKPYDVLTQFSGGEGRHTLKDYIDIPGVYPVGRLDRDSEGLLLLTDDGALAHRLTDPRFAHPRTYWVQVEGTPDGEALGRLAAGVEIQGIRTRPATAVAIAEPDLPERPVPIRVRKSIPTSWIALTLTEGRNRQVRRMTAAVGYATLRLVRVAIGALSLGDLAPGRWRELSERELRLITSKPSRSHIGRF; from the coding sequence CTGCGCTATCTGCTTTTCAATAAGCCCTACGACGTGCTCACCCAATTTAGCGGTGGAGAAGGACGGCATACGCTCAAAGATTATATAGATATTCCCGGCGTTTACCCGGTGGGGCGGCTCGACCGCGACAGCGAAGGGCTGCTGCTGTTGACCGACGACGGCGCCCTGGCCCATCGGCTGACCGATCCGCGCTTCGCCCACCCGCGCACCTACTGGGTGCAGGTGGAAGGCACACCGGACGGCGAAGCGCTGGGGCGCCTCGCGGCGGGAGTCGAGATCCAGGGGATACGCACCCGCCCGGCGACAGCTGTGGCGATTGCCGAGCCGGACCTGCCGGAGCGCCCGGTGCCCATCCGGGTGCGCAAGAGCATTCCCACCAGTTGGATAGCGCTCACCCTCACCGAGGGCCGCAACCGCCAGGTGCGGCGGATGACGGCGGCGGTGGGCTATGCGACCCTCAGGCTGGTTAGGGTGGCGATCGGTGCGCTCAGCCTGGGCGATCTCGCCCCCGGCCGGTGGCGGGAGCTGAGCGAACGGGAGTTACGGTTGATAACATCGAAGCCTAGCCGGTCCCACATCGGGAGATTTTGA
- a CDS encoding Uma2 family endonuclease, translating to MVSLSPFATDIHYPSGDGEPVAETFVHLYAILVTLEVLRQYLAGRQATVLANQFLYYAQGYPKLRVAPDVMVIFDVAPGGRDSFRIWEEGQVPAVVFEITSKKTQDKDLETKRDLYESLGVREYWLFDPQGEWIEEKLLGYRLARIETEVEPTDRYIRIRDGRSEPLGLRLQIEGELIGFYREDTGQKLLIPSELAEELTRESQARRQAEQRAEVLAQRLRELGVDPDTL from the coding sequence ATGGTCTCCCTTTCTCCCTTTGCAACCGATATCCATTACCCCAGCGGCGACGGTGAACCTGTGGCGGAAACCTTCGTACACCTCTACGCCATCCTCGTCACCCTGGAGGTGCTCAGGCAGTACCTCGCGGGACGCCAGGCCACGGTGCTTGCCAACCAGTTTCTCTACTACGCCCAGGGTTACCCGAAATTGCGGGTGGCCCCCGACGTGATGGTCATCTTCGATGTCGCCCCGGGTGGGCGCGACAGCTTCAGAATCTGGGAGGAGGGTCAGGTACCGGCCGTTGTCTTTGAGATCACCTCCAAAAAGACCCAGGACAAAGACCTGGAGACTAAAAGGGATCTCTACGAAAGCCTGGGGGTCCGGGAGTACTGGTTGTTCGATCCACAAGGGGAGTGGATCGAAGAGAAGCTGCTGGGTTACCGCTTAGCCCGCATCGAGACGGAAGTGGAACCGACCGATCGCTACATCCGCATCCGCGACGGCCGCAGTGAACCGCTAGGGCTGCGCCTGCAGATCGAGGGTGAGCTGATCGGTTTTTACCGGGAAGATACCGGGCAGAAATTGCTTATCCCTTCAGAGCTGGCTGAGGAGTTGACGCGCGAAAGCCAAGCCCGTCGGCAGGCGGAGCAAAGGGCCGAGGTTCTTGCACAACGGCTGCGGGAATTGGGGGTCGATCCGGATACCCTTTGA
- a CDS encoding TonB-dependent receptor plug domain-containing protein → MNTSSRLGGALAWAVLLPAFTAVPAAYAGPVATVAANSQTVSLEGAKALLDQSRGRAADLQARPALWDWTAPVTAQAPTPPPAPTPAEPAPADQPADETTDILDEVSVTATRRLTRQRDITATTYSVKREDFAAQGAQTATDALQIIPGFIGQPSLGGVRNAGGNFLRGFNDQRFLVLRDGLAQTFPQNGRSAVAQFLLDDLERIEVVTGGATLRYGSGSVGGVINLITETPKGLPKLTLEYQAGSYGFSRYLGKYGGGDDTFSYNFAFSSLVAFNNYPFKYTIPSSAQYYGPTVNQNSQVTTPNIDPSIYPNGTNSFGYGGPGDPDNSGAVDLFGFMKPELGPPITIQGIADSSYNAQDNYTAKLVFKPDPTNRLTLRANQANRNFDDQGPGANSFNNCITGFSADPNGTISGDRFVPLDRNGNEVACTGGQFAVGTATTQFQFGFPNAFNASTDGRVTFPTGVPYPAAEAAVGNILFFQKRNTANTDISFNWDYELTPTTSVNSYVYYLRQLFTTFRPSPYFINTNIFGIDPTGAGNLNRIDFQGATQPYSDGQKFEAQTALNWQLSPGQNLQFGVNFVEDRVNQQQSRGSSFFTRAIARTSIFLIDDISFSEQLKANIGLRWTSSSQFGEVLSPGVGVRYSPTNWISLRSNWSQVFNAPNIADLYVISGLFIDNPDLRPETGITYDVGIDLTPAPNLGFRFTYFSTYLNDTFTAITFVNPDADNPDSPTFQSPIVQQIQNIAGQRARASRRRLTGRLPTNCACGRHGRTRMRAISAW, encoded by the coding sequence ATGAACACATCATCTCGCTTGGGAGGCGCCCTTGCCTGGGCGGTTCTCCTGCCCGCATTCACCGCGGTGCCTGCGGCTTATGCCGGACCCGTCGCCACGGTAGCGGCCAACAGCCAGACGGTCTCCCTCGAAGGGGCCAAAGCACTGCTCGATCAAAGCCGGGGTCGGGCGGCGGACTTGCAGGCCCGACCGGCGTTGTGGGACTGGACGGCCCCGGTGACAGCCCAGGCACCGACGCCGCCTCCGGCACCGACCCCGGCCGAACCAGCCCCGGCCGACCAGCCTGCCGACGAAACGACCGACATTCTCGATGAAGTCTCGGTGACGGCCACCCGCCGCCTCACCCGCCAGCGGGACATCACCGCCACGACTTATTCCGTTAAGCGGGAGGACTTTGCAGCCCAGGGCGCCCAGACGGCGACCGACGCGCTGCAGATTATTCCTGGATTTATTGGTCAGCCGTCTTTGGGCGGCGTGCGCAACGCCGGCGGCAACTTCCTGCGCGGCTTCAACGATCAGCGCTTCTTGGTGTTGCGCGACGGGCTCGCCCAGACCTTCCCCCAGAACGGCCGCTCCGCCGTTGCCCAGTTTTTGCTGGATGATCTCGAGCGCATCGAGGTGGTGACCGGCGGTGCGACGCTTCGGTACGGCTCGGGCTCGGTAGGGGGTGTCATCAACTTGATCACCGAGACGCCCAAGGGGCTCCCTAAGCTGACGCTCGAATACCAGGCCGGTTCCTATGGATTTTCGCGCTACCTGGGCAAGTACGGTGGCGGCGACGACACCTTCAGCTACAACTTCGCCTTTTCGAGCCTGGTAGCCTTCAACAACTATCCCTTCAAATACACCATCCCGAGTTCAGCCCAGTACTACGGACCGACAGTCAACCAGAACTCCCAGGTCACCACCCCCAATATCGATCCGAGTATCTATCCCAACGGCACCAACTCCTTCGGCTATGGCGGCCCGGGCGACCCGGACAACAGCGGCGCCGTCGATCTGTTCGGCTTCATGAAACCCGAGCTTGGCCCACCCATCACCATCCAGGGCATTGCCGACTCCTCCTACAACGCTCAGGACAACTACACCGCCAAGCTGGTCTTCAAACCCGATCCCACCAACCGGTTGACCCTACGTGCCAACCAAGCCAACCGCAACTTTGACGATCAAGGTCCCGGCGCCAATTCTTTCAACAACTGCATCACCGGCTTTTCGGCCGACCCCAACGGCACCATCAGCGGCGACCGCTTCGTGCCGCTCGACCGCAACGGCAATGAAGTAGCCTGCACAGGAGGGCAGTTCGCGGTGGGAACAGCGACCACCCAGTTCCAGTTCGGCTTTCCCAATGCCTTTAATGCCAGCACCGACGGCAGGGTCACTTTTCCGACGGGTGTTCCTTACCCGGCTGCCGAGGCGGCCGTGGGCAACATTTTGTTCTTCCAAAAGCGCAACACCGCCAACACCGACATCTCGTTCAACTGGGATTATGAGCTGACGCCCACGACTTCGGTCAACAGCTACGTTTACTACTTGCGACAGTTGTTTACCACCTTCCGCCCCTCGCCCTACTTCATCAACACCAACATCTTCGGTATCGATCCGACCGGTGCCGGTAATCTCAACCGCATCGATTTTCAGGGGGCGACCCAGCCCTATTCCGACGGCCAGAAGTTCGAAGCACAGACGGCACTCAACTGGCAGCTTTCGCCCGGCCAGAATCTCCAGTTCGGCGTCAACTTTGTCGAAGACCGGGTCAACCAGCAGCAGAGTCGCGGCAGCAGCTTCTTCACTCGGGCCATCGCCCGCACGTCGATTTTTCTGATCGACGACATCAGCTTCAGCGAACAGCTTAAAGCCAATATCGGCTTGCGCTGGACGAGCAGCTCCCAGTTCGGCGAAGTGCTCTCCCCCGGCGTCGGCGTGCGCTACAGCCCGACCAACTGGATTTCGCTGCGCAGCAACTGGTCGCAGGTCTTCAACGCCCCCAACATCGCCGATCTGTACGTGATTTCGGGCCTCTTCATCGACAACCCGGATCTGCGGCCCGAGACCGGCATCACCTACGATGTGGGCATCGACCTTACCCCGGCACCGAACCTGGGTTTCCGGTTCACCTACTTCAGCACCTACCTCAACGACACCTTCACAGCGATCACCTTCGTCAACCCCGACGCGGACAATCCCGATTCGCCGACCTTTCAGTCGCCGATCGTCCAGCAGATCCAGAACATCGCCGGGCAGCGCGCCCGGGCATCGAGGCGGAGGCTAACTGGGCGATTACCAACGAATTGCGCCTGCGGGCGGCATGGACGAACACGGATGCGCGCAATTTCGGCCTGGTAG
- a CDS encoding TonB-dependent receptor, giving the protein MRLRAAWTNTDARNFGLVDSIVNGAYFYQYQNGSIPFNNLVATLTYANKGLLVGLTGRYDSGKRRFGSNVFVPSWATLDLAVEIPITSFFTLTGNVFNLTDTQFEFLDGNPAPGTTFRVGGRFEIGG; this is encoded by the coding sequence TTGCGCCTGCGGGCGGCATGGACGAACACGGATGCGCGCAATTTCGGCCTGGTAGACTCCATCGTCAACGGAGCCTACTTCTACCAGTATCAAAATGGCAGTATTCCCTTCAACAACCTGGTGGCCACCCTCACCTATGCCAATAAAGGATTGCTAGTCGGTTTAACTGGGCGCTACGATTCGGGCAAGCGGCGTTTCGGGTCCAATGTCTTCGTTCCTTCCTGGGCGACTCTGGATCTGGCGGTCGAAATCCCGATCACCTCCTTTTTCACCCTCACCGGCAACGTCTTCAACCTGACCGATACCCAGTTCGAATTTCTTGACGGCAATCCGGCACCGGGAACCACCTTCCGCGTCGGAGGCCGCTTCGAAATCGGCGGGTAA
- a CDS encoding TonB-dependent receptor produces MSTGLLNSAAFAQPDQIAGLPQNAVARAAEAKSQTLSIEGAKQLLEKSSAKANDLTYRPAMWDWTTPATVQSGGEPQTAQATPSTPPAAEPAPADPAAEPNEQTDILDEVSVTATRRLTRARDTTATTYTINREDFQKQGATTVTDALLLVPGFVGQPSLGGVRNAAGNFLRGFDDQRFQVLKDGLPLQRSSNNRTDVSRFQVADLERIEVVTGGATLRYGSGAVGGVINLITETPKGPPKLTLSYEAGSYGFSRYLAKYGGGDDTFSYNLVFTSTVAFNNYPFSYTLPNSAQFYPQGTLVPNPNFASDPENQPETVDLFGYLQPEVGPPIKVQGTADVAFNASDTYSGKLTFKPDPSNRLTFRVSQQNSRNAQNGPGTYSFSTCFGGPSASPNGTLNLERFLPLDANGNEVACSPQRFLVNTRSNLLTFGGSPFTYTQSLSGVPLAPGQAYPTAEGAIGTIDFFAVTSQSQTEVALQWDYDITPTTSLNSYIYYFKFSGNGSRPPQFGVNTNILGGAPALSLGPLSQPFFEGQLFAIESVLNHRFSPGGNIQFGVNVREDRSYQQKAGGSTFFDRAFTRSSVFAIADISFSDQFKANLGARFTYSNQYGTVGTPAVGLRYTPANFISFRTNYSYVFNSPSLSDLFVGSPQGPFFQNPNLRPEAGVTWDAGIDLTPAPNVGIRATYFNTYLDGVISTVVFPNPDFINFALTPGFTPFLQQQRNLASRYASGLEVDARWQVNPEVSLRAVWTNQDARAYGFTDSIDQSTFPFFYGFQDPNIPFNNVVVSATYATKGLTATLLGRYDSGKRRFASTEYIPDWFTLDLNVEVPITSFFILTGSVFNITDTQYQYLDGIPAPGTTFRVGGRFEIGG; encoded by the coding sequence ATGTCCACCGGTCTGTTGAACTCAGCAGCATTTGCTCAACCCGACCAGATTGCCGGTCTGCCCCAAAATGCCGTTGCTCGCGCCGCAGAAGCGAAAAGTCAAACCCTGAGCATCGAAGGGGCCAAGCAGCTTCTCGAAAAGTCCAGCGCTAAAGCTAACGATCTGACTTACCGCCCGGCGATGTGGGACTGGACAACACCCGCCACGGTCCAGAGCGGCGGGGAACCGCAGACCGCCCAGGCGACCCCGTCTACCCCGCCTGCCGCTGAACCGGCACCTGCCGATCCTGCTGCCGAACCCAATGAGCAGACCGATATTCTCGACGAAGTGTCGGTGACCGCCACCCGCAGGCTCACCCGGGCGCGCGACACCACCGCGACCACCTACACCATCAACCGGGAAGACTTCCAGAAGCAGGGGGCCACCACCGTCACCGACGCGCTGCTGTTGGTGCCCGGCTTCGTCGGACAGCCCTCCCTGGGCGGTGTTCGCAACGCTGCGGGCAACTTTTTGCGCGGTTTTGACGACCAACGCTTCCAGGTGCTCAAAGACGGCTTACCCTTGCAGCGTTCCTCCAACAACCGCACCGACGTCTCCCGCTTCCAGGTAGCCGACCTCGAACGCATTGAAGTGGTCACCGGCGGGGCGACGCTGCGCTACGGCTCCGGTGCGGTGGGCGGGGTGATCAACCTCATTACCGAGACGCCCAAGGGGCCGCCGAAGCTGACGCTCTCTTACGAAGCGGGCAGCTACGGATTTTCGCGCTATCTCGCCAAGTACGGCGGGGGCGACGACACCTTCAGCTACAACCTGGTCTTCACCAGCACCGTCGCTTTCAACAACTATCCCTTTTCTTACACCCTGCCCAACTCCGCCCAGTTCTATCCGCAGGGCACGCTCGTGCCGAACCCCAACTTCGCCTCCGACCCGGAGAACCAGCCGGAGACGGTCGACCTGTTCGGTTATCTGCAGCCCGAAGTGGGACCGCCCATCAAGGTACAGGGGACGGCCGATGTGGCCTTCAACGCCAGCGACACCTACTCGGGCAAGCTGACCTTCAAGCCCGATCCGAGCAACCGCCTGACTTTCCGGGTCAGCCAGCAGAATAGCCGCAACGCCCAGAACGGGCCGGGAACCTACAGCTTCAGCACCTGCTTCGGCGGGCCGAGCGCTTCACCCAACGGCACGTTGAACCTGGAGCGCTTCTTGCCCCTGGACGCCAACGGCAACGAGGTCGCCTGCAGCCCGCAGCGCTTTTTGGTCAACACCCGCTCCAACCTGCTGACCTTCGGCGGCTCTCCTTTTACTTATACCCAGTCGCTCTCGGGGGTGCCTCTGGCCCCCGGGCAGGCCTACCCGACGGCGGAAGGGGCGATTGGCACCATCGACTTTTTCGCGGTGACCAGCCAGTCACAGACGGAAGTGGCCCTGCAGTGGGACTACGACATCACCCCGACCACCAGCCTCAACAGCTACATCTACTACTTCAAGTTCTCCGGCAACGGCAGCCGCCCCCCCCAGTTCGGCGTCAATACCAATATTCTGGGCGGCGCTCCCGCTCTATCGCTCGGTCCGCTTTCCCAGCCCTTTTTCGAAGGCCAGCTCTTTGCCATCGAGTCGGTGCTCAACCACCGCTTCAGCCCCGGCGGCAACATCCAGTTTGGTGTGAACGTCCGCGAGGACCGTTCCTACCAGCAAAAAGCGGGCGGCAGCACCTTCTTCGACCGGGCCTTCACCCGCTCCTCGGTCTTCGCCATTGCCGACATCAGCTTCAGCGACCAGTTCAAGGCCAACCTGGGCGCCCGATTCACCTACTCGAACCAGTACGGCACGGTGGGCACCCCGGCGGTGGGTCTGCGCTACACGCCCGCCAACTTCATCTCGTTCCGCACCAACTACTCCTACGTTTTCAACTCGCCCAGCCTGTCGGACCTGTTCGTGGGCAGTCCGCAAGGACCGTTCTTTCAGAACCCGAATCTGCGGCCGGAGGCGGGCGTCACCTGGGACGCGGGCATCGACCTCACGCCGGCCCCCAACGTCGGCATCCGCGCCACCTACTTCAACACCTACCTCGACGGGGTGATCAGCACGGTCGTCTTCCCCAACCCGGACTTCATCAACTTCGCCCTCACCCCCGGATTTACGCCCTTTTTGCAGCAGCAGCGCAACCTGGCCAGCCGTTACGCCTCGGGCCTCGAGGTGGACGCCAGGTGGCAGGTGAATCCCGAGGTGTCGCTGCGGGCGGTGTGGACGAACCAGGACGCACGGGCCTACGGATTTACAGACAGCATCGACCAATCGACCTTCCCGTTCTTCTACGGATTCCAAGATCCCAACATTCCCTTCAACAACGTGGTCGTCTCGGCCACCTACGCCACCAAGGGGCTGACGGCGACACTGCTGGGCCGCTACGACAGCGGCAAGCGGCGCTTCGCTTCGACGGAATATATACCTGACTGGTTCACGCTGGACTTGAACGTGGAGGTGCCGATCACGTCGTTCTTTATCCTGACGGGCAGCGTCTTTAACATCACCGATACGCAGTACCAGTACCTCGACGGCATCCCGGCACCGGGGACAACCTTCCGGGTGGGCGGGCGCTTCGAGATTGGTGGCTGA